One region of Deltaproteobacteria bacterium genomic DNA includes:
- the lysA gene encoding diaminopimelate decarboxylase, producing the protein MNYFNYKGNELWCEEVSISHIAEEVGTPFYLYSHRTLKHHFRVFDAAFADIPHIICFSVKSNSNIAILRIFINEGGGVDIVSGGELYRAIEAGVDTGKVVYSGVGKKIDEIEYALESEIFMFNVESSQELHVINDCAKKMKKRAGIAIRVNPDVDPETHPHISTGLKENKFGIDIEKSREEYRQAQKLSNIDIKGVSCHIGSQVTKISPFIDALDRLKKLIKLLREDGVEIRYLDLGGGLGITYDEETAPHPSEYAKAIIDASKDMNCTFVFEPGRVIVGNAGILVTKALYTKSSSEGKNFIIVDAGMNDLIRPSLYKAYHQIQPVIRRERDEITADVVGPICESGDYLAKGRKIIRCEKGDLMAVMSAGAYGFTMSSNYNSRGRVPEVLVSDDRFYMIRKREGYADLIKGEEIPEFLK; encoded by the coding sequence ATGAATTATTTTAATTACAAAGGTAATGAACTCTGGTGTGAAGAAGTTTCAATCAGTCATATTGCGGAGGAGGTTGGAACACCGTTTTATCTGTATAGTCACAGAACACTGAAACATCATTTCCGTGTCTTCGATGCGGCATTTGCTGATATCCCGCACATTATCTGTTTTTCCGTTAAATCAAACTCCAACATCGCCATACTCAGGATATTTATTAATGAAGGCGGTGGTGTGGATATTGTCTCAGGTGGTGAGCTGTATCGGGCAATTGAGGCGGGAGTGGATACCGGAAAAGTCGTCTATTCCGGCGTTGGAAAGAAAATCGATGAAATTGAATATGCCCTCGAATCAGAGATATTTATGTTTAACGTTGAATCATCCCAGGAACTTCATGTGATCAACGACTGTGCAAAGAAGATGAAAAAAAGGGCAGGTATCGCCATTAGGGTAAACCCTGACGTTGATCCTGAAACCCATCCCCATATATCCACGGGCCTAAAAGAAAATAAATTTGGAATTGATATCGAGAAGTCGAGAGAAGAATACCGGCAGGCACAAAAACTATCAAATATTGATATTAAGGGAGTAAGCTGTCATATCGGTTCGCAAGTGACGAAGATTTCCCCCTTCATAGATGCCCTCGATCGTCTAAAAAAACTGATTAAACTTCTCAGGGAAGATGGTGTTGAAATCAGGTATCTCGACCTTGGGGGCGGCCTCGGCATTACCTATGATGAGGAGACTGCTCCTCATCCATCGGAATATGCAAAGGCAATAATCGATGCGTCGAAAGATATGAATTGCACCTTTGTATTTGAACCGGGAAGGGTTATTGTCGGCAATGCCGGTATATTAGTAACAAAGGCCCTTTACACCAAAAGCAGTAGTGAAGGGAAAAACTTTATTATTGTTGATGCGGGGATGAATGATTTAATTCGTCCCAGCCTTTATAAGGCCTATCATCAGATACAACCGGTGATCAGGCGGGAACGGGATGAAATTACCGCCGATGTGGTCGGTCCCATTTGCGAATCCGGTGACTACCTGGCTAAAGGAAGGAAAATTATCAGATGTGAAAAGGGAGATCTGATGGCGGTCATGAGTGCGGGCGCCTATGGATTTACCATGTCGTCGAATTATAATTCAAGAGGAAGGGTACCTGAGGTGCTGGTAAGCGACGACCGGTTTTATATGATCAGAAAAAGAGAGGGCTATGCGGATCTGATCAAGGGAGAAGAGATACCCGAATTTTTAAAATGA
- the fsa gene encoding fructose-6-phosphate aldolase, translating into MKFFIDTANIKEIKEGISIGMVDGVTTNPSLIAKEKRGFEEVVKEILDLVDGPVSLEVISTEAKEMVREGKRLIKLGDNAVIKVPMTTEGLKATKLFSDEGIKVNQTLIFSPVQALMAAKAGAAYVSPFVGRLDDISHDGMEIVDQIVTIYNNYGFDTEVIVASVRHPRHVLEAALMGADIATIPFKVIEQLAKHPLTDKGIDMFFADWNKVPKK; encoded by the coding sequence ATGAAATTTTTTATTGATACAGCGAATATTAAAGAAATTAAAGAAGGTATCAGCATCGGAATGGTTGACGGTGTAACCACCAATCCGTCGCTGATTGCAAAGGAGAAAAGAGGCTTTGAAGAGGTTGTGAAGGAGATACTCGATCTGGTAGATGGACCAGTGAGCTTAGAGGTCATCAGCACAGAGGCAAAGGAGATGGTTCGCGAGGGGAAAAGGCTGATAAAATTAGGCGATAATGCAGTGATCAAGGTTCCCATGACTACAGAGGGATTGAAAGCCACGAAATTATTTTCTGATGAAGGAATCAAAGTCAACCAGACCCTTATTTTTTCACCCGTACAGGCCCTGATGGCGGCAAAGGCTGGCGCCGCTTATGTCAGCCCGTTTGTAGGGAGACTTGATGATATTTCTCATGACGGTATGGAAATAGTGGATCAGATCGTCACGATTTATAATAACTATGGTTTTGATACTGAGGTTATTGTAGCGAGCGTGCGACATCCACGTCATGTACTGGAAGCGGCTCTTATGGGCGCTGATATTGCAACCATACCTTTTAAAGTGATTGAGCAACTTGCAAAACATCCTCTGACTGATAAGGGAATTGATATGTTTTTTGCGGACTGGAACAAGGTCCCCAAAAAGTAG
- the dapA gene encoding 4-hydroxy-tetrahydrodipicolinate synthase produces MFGGAIVAIVTPFKNGKVDEETLRELIEFQIANGTDGIVPCGTTGESSTLSHEEHDRVIEITIDAVKKRVPVIAGTGSNSTDEALRLTRHAYEAGADGALMVCPYYNRPSQEGLYQHYKIIAESVPIPIVPYNIPGRTGVNLLPETVARLSKTSNIVGIKEASGSLKQMHDIIDLCDDTFSVLSGDDFFTLPLLMLGGKGVISVISNVAPADMAAMIDSYIGGDIKRARQLHSKMVPLIDALFIETNPVPVKTALAMMGKITFDVRLPLYKMSDSNDERLKNAIKNYGLIS; encoded by the coding sequence ATGTTTGGAGGAGCAATAGTAGCAATCGTTACACCGTTTAAAAATGGCAAGGTCGATGAAGAGACCTTAAGAGAATTGATAGAATTTCAGATAGCAAACGGTACCGATGGTATTGTCCCCTGTGGAACTACCGGCGAGTCCTCCACGCTGTCTCATGAGGAGCATGACAGGGTAATTGAAATTACAATAGATGCCGTGAAAAAGAGGGTGCCGGTCATTGCCGGGACCGGGTCCAACAGTACGGATGAGGCCCTGCGACTGACGAGGCATGCCTATGAGGCAGGTGCTGATGGAGCGTTAATGGTATGTCCATATTATAACAGACCCTCGCAGGAGGGGCTTTATCAGCATTATAAGATTATTGCGGAAAGTGTTCCAATTCCGATTGTCCCGTACAATATTCCGGGCAGGACCGGGGTTAATCTTCTGCCGGAAACAGTTGCAAGACTTTCAAAAACAAGCAATATCGTCGGAATTAAAGAGGCATCCGGTTCCTTAAAGCAGATGCATGATATAATTGATTTATGTGACGATACTTTTTCTGTGCTCTCCGGTGATGATTTCTTCACACTACCCCTCTTGATGCTGGGCGGTAAGGGTGTTATTTCCGTTATTTCCAATGTGGCGCCTGCTGACATGGCGGCGATGATAGATTCCTACATAGGCGGTGATATCAAGAGAGCGAGACAGTTGCATTCTAAGATGGTTCCCCTGATTGACGCCCTCTTTATTGAAACCAATCCGGTACCGGTCAAGACCGCACTGGCTATGATGGGGAAAATTACGTTTGATGTAAGACTTCCACTGTACAAAATGTCAGACAGTAACGATGAAAGGCTGAAAAATGCCATAAAGAATTATGGGCTTATCTCTTAA
- the dapB gene encoding 4-hydroxy-tetrahydrodipicolinate reductase, with amino-acid sequence MIKAIVTGAGGRMGGRIISLLSDNKDIKLAGAVEQKGHAIIGKEAGEGLGLGRTDVIVDDHLLTCIEKGDVVIDFTHHEASLHNLEIAAAKGRAIVIGSTGFTTDAMKKIKELSKNTRCVLSPNMSIGINVMFKVLEYVAGILGDEYDVEIVESHHHFKKDAPSGTALKMAQIIAEKLGRDLEQAGVYARRGLIGERTKAEIGIQTLRAGDIVGEHMVMFCGIGERLEFIHRAHSRDNFARGAILAAKWIVDQKNGLYDMQDVLGIRSK; translated from the coding sequence ATGATTAAGGCCATTGTTACGGGAGCCGGCGGCAGGATGGGAGGCAGGATCATAAGCCTTCTTTCTGATAATAAAGATATAAAATTAGCAGGCGCTGTGGAGCAGAAAGGACATGCCATTATCGGAAAGGAAGCCGGGGAAGGGCTTGGGCTTGGTAGAACGGATGTAATTGTTGATGACCACCTCTTAACGTGTATTGAAAAGGGTGATGTGGTTATTGATTTTACACACCATGAGGCATCTCTGCACAATCTTGAGATTGCTGCGGCAAAAGGTCGAGCCATTGTTATCGGAAGTACGGGCTTTACCACAGATGCAATGAAAAAAATTAAGGAATTATCCAAAAATACTCGATGTGTCCTGTCACCCAATATGAGTATAGGGATAAATGTCATGTTCAAGGTTCTTGAGTATGTGGCCGGTATACTGGGGGATGAATATGATGTGGAGATCGTGGAATCCCATCACCATTTCAAAAAGGATGCCCCCAGCGGGACGGCACTAAAAATGGCTCAAATTATTGCGGAAAAGCTTGGTCGCGACCTGGAACAGGCAGGCGTATATGCCAGGAGGGGATTAATTGGCGAAAGGACCAAAGCTGAGATAGGTATTCAAACATTGAGGGCCGGGGATATCGTGGGAGAGCATATGGTCATGTTCTGCGGTATTGGCGAGAGACTGGAGTTTATTCATCGTGCCCATAGCCGTGACAATTTTGCACGGGGGGCAATACTGGCAGCGAAGTGGATCGTAGATCAGAAAAACGGATTGTACGATATGCAGGACGTCTTAGGAATAAGGAGTAAGTGA
- the folK gene encoding 2-amino-4-hydroxy-6-hydroxymethyldihydropteridine diphosphokinase: MGSNMNDPAKRCMDAVYHLSSVNGIKVLRRSSLYRTEPVGYAEQDWFVNAVVEIRTEFAPRELLKALQLLEDSMGRVRGPKWGPRFIDLDILLYGQEVIQDEDLVIPHPELHKRRFVLEPLCEIASYAIHPRFGVSVRGLLDRLNDESRVYVYTKNGEPCLI; this comes from the coding sequence GTGGGGTCGAATATGAATGACCCTGCCAAGCGGTGTATGGACGCTGTTTATCATTTATCTTCAGTAAATGGTATAAAGGTCTTGAGGAGGTCATCCCTGTATCGGACAGAGCCCGTTGGATATGCCGAACAGGACTGGTTTGTTAATGCTGTTGTCGAGATAAGAACGGAATTTGCTCCCCGTGAACTCCTCAAAGCATTACAATTATTAGAGGACAGCATGGGGAGGGTAAGGGGACCGAAGTGGGGACCGAGGTTTATAGATCTGGATATTCTTCTTTATGGCCAGGAGGTAATTCAGGATGAAGACCTGGTAATTCCTCATCCTGAACTTCACAAGAGACGATTTGTTCTTGAACCATTATGTGAAATAGCTTCATATGCGATTCATCCGAGATTCGGGGTTTCTGTCCGTGGATTACTGGACAGACTTAATGATGAAAGCAGGGTTTATGTCTACACGAAAAATGGAGAACCATGTTTAATCTAA